The region GGGGACGGTGGATGCGGTATGTTGTGCGACATTCTCACGTTCCCAGTCTCATCTGATGACTGATTGTGGAGAACGATATATCTGAAAACAGTCAGCGCATGGCATTGACCGACAATAGGAAAGTCTTCCATCACCCTGCGGCTGGTTCGCAGCGAATGGGTCCACGAGTAAGCCAAATCCAAGCATTATTTGATCGCGTGCTGACCTTATCCTGTTCATAGATATGACCCTACCATAGGTAAATAACGCAAACCCAATCGCTCCGACAAGCAATAATACTCATCACCCGGCCAGAGGACTCGTATTCTGTTTCGCGTACCATCGATGGAGAACAATATTTCTTGTCTATTACCGATACTGCTGGCCAGGAGGAATATCGAGGATTGTGGGCAGCGTCCAACCTAAAATCGGATGCGTTTCTTCTCGTTTACGACATCACTAGCAAGTCCTCCTTAAGCGCCCTAGATTATTTCATGGATATGATCGAGATGGAAGCCGATCAACGTGCGGAGGACAACTTGCGGTTGATGAGAGAACTAGGCGATAGTGCACGAGGGGTAGAATTTGGTATGGCTGCCCCAGTGAAGATTGTCGCGGGGAATAAATGCGATCTGAAGGACAGCCGGGTCATCAGCGCGAAAGACGGCCTGGAATATGCCCGGAAACACAACAGCGGATTTATGGAAACAAGTGCTCGGGAAATGGTTAATATCGAAGAAACATTTGCTCGTGCGGATCCTTCCCGATTCTCGAAATGCGCGATCTGACATTCTTTAGTTTTGGTTCGACGAGTCGTAGAAGCTCGTCGAGAACACCATCA is a window of Aspergillus nidulans FGSC A4 chromosome VI DNA encoding:
- a CDS encoding putative RAS small monomeric GTPase (transcript_id=CADANIAT00009603), whose translation is MGDAPNKISITICGDGGCGKSSITLRLVRSEWVHEYDPTIEDSYSVSRTIDGEQYFLSITDTAGQEEYRGLWAASNLKSDAFLLVYDITSKSSLSALDYFMDMIEMEADQRAEDNLRLMRELGDSARGVEFGMAAPVKIVAGNKCDLKDSRVISAKDGLEYARKHNSGFMETSAREMVNIEETFARADPSRFSKCAI